Proteins encoded together in one Penicillium digitatum chromosome 1, complete sequence window:
- a CDS encoding Serine/threonine protein kinase, putative has protein sequence MGSAYNHDGEPSPLSSPLGSLSESPESESGLLSLSLRTGQLRSSAGSVSSGYDPHSRSPLFENDHGIGPSGLDRIRQNQPSRVLTLPNMSTSSLSLAPMPSQRPAPSPRSRSSSRTHTSLLASRSFTDLEDLHRFPLESLHSFSFAQQSEEFLHSRQNILKRSIDFMRDRMGWAASNAAITNAQAYASGDMEVQSMMDLLARANMLEPQEHHTQGRGPITGPAEINGDNIFEKAFSESNSSLASTRDRAQDSISSESHPFDNSQLLIPVPSDRISNQRMDLVSAPTSRRVSLKPQPYTSSVEPFASLNSSTAGLGFQIPALHAHSSKWTPASQAVFRTEAQEPWTILAANDLSCLIFGVLQSEVRHLSILEVVQKEHREWLKAKLRDPSTDAAARMPLQPERANISAVNPKYRGLGNGVTAQLLSKPSSREKSRRAQTDDGYGSSTRNTRNNNHPANKSRGVLLCGDVVPIQKRNGSRGSASVWVMEKRGGLIWVVEEITENIASIQCDDAWNVVGSKGEVEKIWGPSVVHKGQSITDLLPCLPSESLETSLEKGLAKILGLKHFAARTAAGVCIPVTVSKGEGDRTLQVSSFPHVAGMMVLSSSSLSVISSNSVFSSVLFGQERPEGLHITELVPDFDEILDVLTEEDNVPLVDGIVIPEHSFRRARTLSILRDGKANAASVFTEPSGLLAKHRDGSTIVVDIQLRVVKSGTFFSKEKTEKSSDRRSDSDDSDDTIAVTELVYALWITYSRQLHAAGPAAGLSPSSVPSSKPASPTHDPDSDRPSDAGADTQTAENRKTSVDTKTPASTLSQQLSEAASESLTVSPAQTVPQVSAANAKNEPPAKQTINDYVILEEMGQGAYGQVKLARLKKQPSKKMVLKFVTKKRILVDTWTRDRRLGTVPLEIHVLDFLRRDGLKHPNIVEMEGFFEDDINYYIEMTPHGLPGMDLFDYIELKTNMDESECRNIFKQVASAVNHLHTKALVVHRDIKDENVVLDGEGRIKLIDFGSAAYIKNGPFDVFVGTIDYAAPEVLQGRSYRGKEQDIWALGILLYTIVYKENPFYNVDEILDHPLRIPFLPFSEDCVDLIRTMLDRDVDNRLTITEVLEHPWMVGA, from the exons ATGGGGTCAGCTTACAACCATGATG GCGAGCCGAGTCCTCTTTCGTCGCCGTTAGGATCCCTCTCTGAGTCGCCCGAGTCCGAGTCCGGACTGCTCAGCCTTTCTTTACGGACAGGTCAGCTCAGGAGCTCAGCGGGCAGTGTTTCTTCGGGATATGACCCTCATTCCAG ATCTCCGTTGTTCGAGAACGACCATGGAATCGGTCCATCAGGGCTGGATCGAATTCGCCAAAACCAACCTTCGCGAGTACTGACTCTTCCAAACATGTCTACCTCGTCGCTATCGTTAGCTCCCATGCCTAGCCAGCGCCCGGCTCCCTCTCCTCGCTCCCGCTCGTCTTCTCGAACTCACACCAGTCTCTTAGCGAGCCGAAGTTTCACGGATCTAGAAGACCTACACCGGTTTCCACTGGAGTCGCTACACTCCTTTTCCTTTGCACAACAGTCCGAAGAATTCCTTCACAGCCGTCAGAACATTCTCAAGAGGTCCATTGATTTCATGCGCGACCGGATGGGATGGGCCGCAAGCAATGCCGCGATCACCAACGCACAAGCATACGCCAGTGGGGACATGGAGGTGCAAAGTATGATGGATCTTTTGGCCCGAGCAAATATGCTCGAACCCCAGGAACACCACACTCAAGGCCGTGGACCCATCACAGGACCCGCAGAGATAAATGGCGATAATATCTTTGAGAAGGCCTTCTCGGAAAGTAACTCCTCTCTGGCCAGCACCCGAGACAGGGCCCAGGATTCCATCTCCTCGGAGTCACATCCCTTTGACAATTCCCAACTGTTGATCCCGGTGCCCAGCGATCGGATCTCCAACCAAAGGATGGACCTGGTTTCTGCACCTACATCCAGGCGCGTAAGCTTGAAAC CACAACCATACACCTCTTCTGTAGAGCCTTTCGCCTCGCTCAACTCTTCGACTGCTGGATTGGGATTCCAGATCCCCGCCCTCCACGCCCATAGCAGCAAATGGACCCCGGCTTCCCAAGCCGTATTCAGAACCGAAGCCCAGGAACCATGGACCATTCTGGCCGCTAACGATCTGTCATGTCTCATCTTTGGTGTTCTGCAGTCCGAAGTTCGCCATCTCAGCATCCTGGAGGTTGTACAGAAGGAGCACCGTGAATGGCTCAAGGCCAAACTTCGAGATCCCAGCACTGATGCCGCTGCGCGCATGCCACTTCAACCAGAACGGGCTAACATTTCCGCTGTCAATCCCAAGTACCGAGGTCTTGGAAATGGAGTGACAGCACAACTTCTCAGCAAACCATCTTCACGAGAAAAATCTCGCAGAGCGCAGACTGATGACGGATATGGCTCCAGCACGAGAAATACCCGAAACAACAACCACCCGGCCAACAAGTCACGCGGAGTCTTGCTGTGCGGAGATGTTGTCCCGATTCAGAAGCGCAACGGGTCACGGGGTTCCGCTAGCGTCTGGGTTATGGAAAAGCGCGGTGGCCTGATATGGGTCGTGGAGGAGATCACCGAGAATATTGCTTCCATCCAGTGCGACGATGCATGGAATGTCGTTGGCTCCAAAGGTGAAGTTGAAAAAATTTGGGGCCCGTCTGTCGTTCATAAAGGCCAGTCGATCACTGACCTTTTACCCTGTTTGCCATCGGAATCTCTTGAGACTTCCCTCGAGAAGGGATTGGCTAAAATCTTGGGGCTGAAGCACTTTGCCGCCCGCACTGCTGCTGGCGTTTGTATCCCTGTTACTGTTAGCAAGGGAGAAGGGGATCGAACTCTCCAAGTCTCCAGCTTTCCACATGTCGCAGGCATGATGGTGCTCTCGTCTTCGTCATTGAGCGTCATCAGCTCCAACTCTGTGTTTTCTTCTGTCCTTTTCGGCCAAGAAAGACCAGAGGGACTCCACATCACTGAGCTTGTACCCGATTTCGATGAAATTCTAGATGTTTTGACAGAAGAGGACAATGTGCCCCTGGTTGATGGTATTGTCATACCCGAACACAGTTTCCGACGAGCACGGACACTTTCCATTCTCCGCGATGGAAAAGCAAATGCCGCCTCTGTGTTTACAGAGCCGAGTGGCTTGCTTGCCAAGCACCGGGACGGCTCGACCATTGTTGTAGACATTCAACTGCGCGTGGTTAAGAGCGGCACCTTCTTTTCCAAGGAGAAGACAGAGAAAAGCAGCGACCGCCGCAGCGACTCTGATGACAGCGATGATACCATTGCAGTCACAGAGTTGGTCTATGCTTTGTGGATAACCTACTCGAGACAGCTCCACGCTGCTGGACCCGCTGCTGGCCTGTCGCCATCATCTGTACCGAGTTCCAAGCCTGCCTCGCCCACACATGACCCTGATTCAGATCGTCCGTCCGACGCTGGAGCTGATACCCAGACTGCGGAGAATCGCAAGACTTCTGTGGATACCAAAACTCCAGCGTCAACACTCAGTCAACAACTCAGTGAGGCTGCATCTGAGTCTCTTACCGTCAGCCCTGCACAGACCGTTCCTCAGGTTTCGGCTGCCAATGCGAAGAACGAACCCCCGGCGAAACAAACGATCAACGACTATGTGATTCTTGAAGAGATGGGACAAGGAGCCTACGGCCAAGTCAAGCTGGCACGTTTAAAGAAACAGCCCAGCAAGAAGATGGTGCTGAAATTTGTCACGAAGAAGCGGATCCTGGTGGATACGTGGACTCGTGATCGGCGACTCGGTACTGTGCCACTGGAGATCCATGTTCTTGACTTCCTGCGGCGGGATGGGCTCAAGCACCCCAACATTGTGGAGATGGAGGGCTTCTTCGAAGACGACATCAATTATTACATTGAGATGACTCCTCACGGGCTCCCGGGAATGGACCTGTTTGATTATATCGAGCTCAAGACCAACATGGATGAATCGGAGTGCCGAAACATTTTCAAACAGGTTGCCAGCGCCGTTAATCATTTACACACCAAAGCACTGGTTGTACATCGTGACATCAAAGATGAGAATGTGGTTCTTGATGGAGAGGGACGGATCAAGTTGATCGACTTTGGGAGTGCGGCCTACATCAAAAACGGCCCCTTTGATGTATTTGTGGGAACTATTG ATTATGCCGCACCTGAGGTCTTACAGGGCAGGTCGTACCGAGGTAAGGAGCAGGACATCTGGGCTCTGGGGATTCTCCTTTATACAATCGTCTACAAAGAGAACCCGTTTTACAACGTCGATGAGATCCTCGACCACCCCCTCCGAATTCCCTTCCTTCCTTTCTCGGAAGATTGTGTTGACCTCATCCGCACGATGCTCGATCGTGATGTCGATAACCGACTGACAATTACTGAAGTGCTTGAACACCCTTGGATGGTGGGGGCTTAG